In Paraburkholderia acidisoli, one DNA window encodes the following:
- a CDS encoding tyrosine-type recombinase/integrase: MDQFNLIFEKAPEIADWLQDAMLLALVSGQDRSTVGLWRRDWIEGHVVVAKRIKTGVQIAIPLKLKMKAIDMSLEDVIERCRSSGIESEYLIHHRKAHGSVVAGSPVRYQSFSQAFADARTLAGIEGDNVPTFHEIRSLSKRLYLDQGGVDTKALLGHSNDATADLYANARGIEPVKVKYDG, from the coding sequence ATGGACCAATTCAACCTGATCTTCGAGAAGGCACCCGAAATCGCCGACTGGCTACAGGACGCCATGCTTTTAGCCCTAGTCTCCGGGCAAGATCGATCCACAGTAGGGCTGTGGCGACGCGACTGGATTGAGGGCCATGTTGTGGTGGCGAAGCGCATCAAGACAGGCGTGCAGATCGCGATTCCGCTTAAACTGAAGATGAAGGCAATTGACATGTCGCTGGAGGATGTCATCGAACGCTGCCGTTCAAGTGGAATCGAATCCGAATATTTGATTCATCATCGAAAGGCACATGGCTCTGTTGTGGCTGGCTCGCCTGTGAGATATCAGAGTTTTTCTCAGGCGTTCGCGGATGCTAGAACACTGGCTGGGATTGAAGGGGACAATGTGCCCACCTTCCACGAGATCCGCAGTCTTTCGAAGCGCTTATACCTTGATCAGGGCGGCGTCGACACGAAAGCGCTGCTTGGTCACAGCAATGATGCAACGGCTGACCTATACGCGAACGCTCGAGGAATTGAGCCTGTCAAGGTGAAGTACGACGGCTAA